A genomic segment from Actinoplanes sichuanensis encodes:
- a CDS encoding NmrA family NAD(P)-binding protein, whose amino-acid sequence MSILVIGGTGTVGGRVTARLRKAGHDVRVASRHTEPRFDWTDPGTWSSVLHGVPTMFVLLPDQTEMPEAFLPEALRAGVRRVVLHSDRGLEVMGLGHLQKAEDQVRDSAPEWSIVRPDWFHQDFETFFRQPVIDGRLSVPVGDAAQGFIDADDIAAVEVAALTGDDLLGRLVEVTGPRALSFGAAAATIAAATGRPVEFDGSPDAFRAAMRSDGLPDEIVESLIEGYTRLRARGDTEPTGTVEAILGRPGRDFADYAAEATARGVWDPAG is encoded by the coding sequence ATGAGCATTCTGGTGATCGGCGGGACCGGAACGGTGGGCGGCCGGGTGACCGCACGGCTGCGTAAGGCCGGACACGACGTGCGCGTGGCATCGCGACATACCGAGCCACGGTTCGACTGGACCGACCCCGGCACCTGGTCGAGCGTGCTCCACGGCGTACCGACGATGTTCGTGCTTCTGCCCGATCAGACCGAAATGCCGGAGGCATTTCTTCCGGAGGCGCTGCGCGCCGGGGTGCGCCGGGTGGTCCTGCATTCCGATCGGGGCCTGGAGGTGATGGGTCTCGGTCACCTGCAGAAGGCCGAGGATCAGGTACGCGACTCCGCCCCCGAATGGAGCATCGTCCGCCCCGACTGGTTCCACCAGGACTTCGAGACGTTCTTCCGGCAGCCGGTGATCGACGGCCGGCTGAGCGTGCCGGTCGGTGACGCCGCGCAGGGCTTCATCGACGCCGACGACATCGCCGCGGTCGAGGTGGCCGCCCTGACCGGCGACGACCTGCTCGGCCGGCTGGTCGAGGTGACCGGCCCGCGGGCCCTGTCGTTCGGCGCGGCGGCCGCCACGATCGCCGCCGCCACCGGCCGCCCGGTCGAGTTCGACGGCTCCCCCGACGCCTTCCGTGCGGCGATGCGGTCCGACGGGCTGCCCGACGAGATCGTCGAGTCCCTGATCGAGGGTTACACCCGCCTGCGGGCCCGGGGCGACACCGAACCGACGGGCACGGTCGAGGCGATCCTGGGCCGCCCCGGCCGCGACTTCGCCGACTACGCCGCCGAGGCCACGGCCCGTGGGGTCTGGGACCCGGCCGGGTAG
- a CDS encoding protein kinase domain-containing protein: protein MGRRVLSDRYELLEPLGRGGMAEVWRGFDLRLGRDVAVKVLRRGGPDRFDREARTIAGLTHPNIVAVHDVGADDGVRYLVMELVHGRSLADRLHGGPLEVTEAIRIAIGVCAALEAAAGAGIVHRDVKPANILFDRAGRVKVCDFGIAGLAGADSAPMVGTSAYMAPEQVTGSVVDARTDLYGLGCVLYDMLAGRPPYVDGDTEQVAWQHVERTPQAICALRPDVPPALDRLTRTLLAKYPADRPDSPALVRVALERLSTPHRATGRRWHRPVIITVAAAVALVGVVSSSPEPPGTTPRAVPPVAPSRPAPVTSPAPAPRPTSQAHPPPRPDPLGVIDSLPAKQARQLRRKLADLDSGRGGANRLAVKTAALRADLAELHRDGLLTDAGYATLLQRLV from the coding sequence ATGGGGCGGCGCGTATTGAGTGATCGGTACGAATTGCTGGAGCCGCTCGGGCGCGGTGGGATGGCCGAGGTCTGGCGGGGATTCGATCTTCGTCTGGGCCGGGATGTGGCGGTCAAGGTGCTGCGCCGCGGCGGACCGGACCGCTTCGATCGGGAGGCCCGGACCATCGCCGGGCTGACCCATCCGAACATCGTCGCCGTGCACGACGTGGGGGCCGACGACGGGGTCCGCTACCTGGTGATGGAGCTGGTCCACGGGCGGAGTCTGGCCGACCGGCTGCACGGCGGACCCCTTGAGGTGACCGAGGCGATCCGGATCGCGATCGGCGTGTGCGCCGCCCTCGAGGCGGCCGCCGGGGCCGGGATCGTGCACCGCGACGTGAAGCCGGCCAACATCCTGTTCGATCGCGCCGGGCGGGTGAAGGTCTGCGACTTCGGCATCGCCGGACTCGCCGGGGCCGACTCGGCACCGATGGTCGGCACCAGCGCCTACATGGCACCCGAACAGGTGACCGGCAGCGTCGTCGACGCCCGCACCGACCTGTACGGGCTCGGCTGCGTGCTCTACGACATGCTCGCCGGGCGGCCGCCCTACGTGGACGGCGACACCGAGCAGGTCGCCTGGCAACATGTCGAACGTACCCCGCAGGCGATCTGCGCGCTGCGACCGGACGTCCCGCCGGCCCTCGACAGGCTGACGCGGACGCTGCTCGCGAAGTACCCCGCGGACCGCCCGGACAGCCCGGCCCTGGTTCGTGTCGCGCTGGAGCGGCTGAGCACCCCACACCGCGCGACCGGGCGGCGATGGCACCGGCCGGTGATCATCACCGTCGCGGCGGCGGTAGCCCTGGTCGGTGTCGTGTCATCATCGCCCGAGCCGCCCGGCACCACGCCACGGGCCGTGCCGCCGGTGGCACCGAGCCGACCGGCTCCGGTGACGTCGCCGGCGCCGGCGCCTCGCCCCACCTCGCAAGCCCACCCACCGCCGCGGCCGGACCCGCTCGGGGTGATCGACTCGCTGCCCGCGAAACAGGCCCGCCAACTGCGGCGCAAGCTGGCCGACCTCGACTCGGGGCGCGGCGGTGCGAACCGGCTCGCGGTCAAGACCGCCGCACTCCGCGCCGACCTGGCGGAGCTGCACCGCGACGGGCTGCTCACCGACGCCGGATACGCCACGCTGCTGCAACGGCTGGTCTAA
- a CDS encoding phenylacetate--CoA ligase family protein, producing the protein MQVLELFRNTVAHVPAYSVFLREQGVDPDEVTDPAQIPLMTKQDYHQRFDLPQRCRDGRLDAAATVAVSSGSSGRPTVWPRTVADEDPVAARFAQVFLDGFRAGERRSLAVVCFALGNWVGGMYTVAACRRLPVTVAAPGNDIGEILRVVGELGGHFDQTVLLGYPPFVKNVIDAGVARGVDWPSLRVKLVLAGEVFSEQWRDLVAARAGIGDPETDIASLYGTADAGVLGNETPLSVRIRRFLSTRPEVAAKLFGESRLPTLVQYDPATRLFEPAPDGTLAFSADGTVPLVRYHIADDGGLIRKPDLLALCRDHGFDPGDGPDLPFVYVFGRSLFTVSFFGANVYPENVTVGLERPDISAWSTGRFVLSTVADDDHDRHLSVVVELAPNAEATPERARLAADAIRTELLRLNSEFANYVPSGYQTPRVELRPADDPEFFPKGVKHRYTRR; encoded by the coding sequence ATGCAGGTGCTGGAGTTGTTCCGGAACACAGTCGCGCACGTGCCCGCCTACTCCGTGTTCCTGCGGGAGCAGGGCGTCGACCCGGATGAGGTGACCGACCCCGCCCAGATCCCGTTGATGACCAAACAGGATTACCACCAGCGGTTCGACCTGCCACAGCGCTGCCGGGACGGCCGTCTGGACGCGGCCGCGACGGTGGCGGTGTCGTCGGGATCGTCCGGCCGGCCCACGGTCTGGCCGCGAACGGTCGCCGACGAGGACCCGGTGGCGGCCCGGTTCGCGCAGGTGTTCCTGGACGGCTTCCGGGCGGGTGAGCGCCGCAGCCTGGCCGTGGTGTGTTTCGCGCTGGGCAACTGGGTCGGCGGGATGTATACGGTCGCCGCCTGCCGTCGGTTGCCGGTGACGGTGGCCGCGCCCGGCAACGACATCGGCGAGATCCTGCGGGTGGTCGGCGAGTTGGGCGGCCACTTCGATCAGACGGTTCTGCTGGGCTATCCGCCGTTCGTGAAGAACGTGATCGACGCCGGTGTGGCCCGGGGTGTCGACTGGCCGTCGCTGCGGGTCAAGCTGGTGCTGGCCGGTGAGGTGTTCAGCGAGCAGTGGCGTGACCTGGTGGCGGCCCGGGCCGGGATCGGCGATCCCGAGACGGACATCGCGTCGCTGTACGGCACGGCCGATGCGGGGGTGCTGGGCAACGAGACCCCGTTGAGCGTACGGATCAGGCGTTTCCTGTCCACCCGGCCGGAGGTGGCCGCGAAGCTGTTCGGCGAGTCCCGCCTGCCGACGCTGGTGCAGTACGACCCGGCCACCCGCCTGTTCGAGCCGGCCCCGGACGGCACGCTGGCGTTCAGTGCCGACGGCACGGTGCCGCTGGTGCGCTACCACATCGCCGACGACGGCGGCCTGATCCGGAAACCCGACCTGCTCGCCCTGTGCCGTGACCACGGTTTCGACCCGGGCGACGGCCCCGACCTGCCGTTCGTGTACGTCTTCGGCCGCTCCCTGTTCACCGTCTCGTTCTTCGGCGCGAACGTCTACCCGGAGAACGTCACGGTCGGTCTGGAACGCCCGGACATCAGCGCCTGGTCGACGGGTCGTTTCGTGCTGAGCACCGTGGCCGACGACGATCACGACCGCCATCTGTCGGTGGTGGTCGAGTTGGCGCCGAACGCCGAGGCGACCCCGGAGCGCGCGCGGCTGGCGGCCGACGCGATCCGGACCGAACTGCTCCGCCTGAACAGCGAGTTCGCCAACTACGTGCCCTCCGGCTACCAGACCCCCCGGGTCGAGTTGCGGCCCGCCGACGACCCGGAGTTCTTCCCGAAGGGCGTGAAGCACCGGTACACCAGGCGTTAG
- a CDS encoding tetratricopeptide repeat protein: protein MPDSPALAQARQHAETLAAAGNLQGAQALLERAIEIGRAQLAQADTELLSTMRQLAGIHMRADDPMSARRVLEEALEIGHRLEDADPLGLLLAHDLAVVAEELANRHVARTNHARVAAFGPAALGPEHPAVVRALAYLGSDQPAPAAPAPSPASIASPAVFPGIPAEPAATSRKSWALAAAAVGVIAIAVTTILVLPDDESEPASAATVQATPSTAPSRTVEAPASSAAVKTGIVSPADHSTVPWPFDAEFAVSAADATATATVVALSICVAGRCYLDGKVDLYDGVAAPYTVYLGSTKPEGTGVEWQLRLDRLTTATFTTLIAERDAAITAGTWGDTGTRANALNPTPVSTLTVTKGSR, encoded by the coding sequence ATGCCTGACTCACCCGCCCTCGCCCAAGCCCGGCAGCACGCCGAGACACTCGCCGCCGCCGGGAACCTGCAGGGTGCCCAGGCGCTGCTCGAACGTGCCATCGAGATCGGGCGGGCACAGCTCGCCCAGGCAGACACCGAGTTGCTGTCCACCATGCGACAGCTCGCCGGGATCCACATGCGCGCGGACGACCCGATGTCCGCCCGGCGGGTCCTGGAGGAGGCTCTCGAGATCGGGCATCGACTCGAGGACGCGGATCCGCTCGGGCTGCTGCTGGCCCATGATCTCGCGGTCGTCGCCGAGGAACTGGCCAACCGCCATGTGGCTCGGACCAACCACGCGAGGGTCGCGGCCTTCGGCCCGGCGGCTCTCGGCCCGGAGCATCCGGCAGTGGTCCGGGCACTCGCCTACCTGGGCTCGGACCAGCCCGCGCCGGCCGCGCCGGCCCCTTCGCCCGCGTCGATCGCCTCGCCCGCGGTGTTCCCCGGGATCCCGGCGGAGCCCGCTGCGACGTCGCGGAAGTCCTGGGCGCTCGCCGCTGCGGCGGTCGGCGTGATCGCCATCGCCGTGACCACGATCCTCGTCCTGCCGGACGACGAATCCGAGCCCGCGTCGGCCGCCACGGTCCAGGCCACGCCGTCGACAGCCCCATCCCGTACGGTCGAAGCCCCCGCCTCCAGCGCCGCCGTGAAGACCGGGATCGTCTCGCCGGCGGACCACAGCACCGTTCCGTGGCCGTTCGACGCCGAGTTCGCCGTCTCGGCCGCCGACGCCACCGCCACCGCCACGGTCGTCGCCCTGTCGATCTGCGTGGCCGGGCGCTGCTACCTCGACGGCAAGGTCGACCTCTACGACGGTGTCGCCGCCCCGTACACGGTGTATCTGGGTTCGACGAAACCGGAGGGCACCGGCGTCGAGTGGCAGCTGCGCCTGGACCGCCTGACCACCGCCACCTTCACCACCCTGATCGCCGAACGGGACGCCGCCATCACCGCCGGGACCTGGGGCGACACCGGCACCCGGGCGAACGCGCTGAACCCCACCCCGGTCAGCACCCTGACCGTGACCAAGGGGAGCCGATAA
- a CDS encoding AAA family ATPase, which produces MAAGGTSAVEADVEVLYESDRTRVARVRSADGTEVVIRKDVFGADAAGRRRHERAILERLAGVVGVPDLVCRDGDEAIVCADVAGAGLDTALAAGPLDPVDAVEVAVVLAGILAEVHRRGVVHRDISPSNVLLCGARRRPALIDFDLATTFAEERPAFTHENRIVGTLAYLAPEQTGRTARPVDRRADLYGFGATLYEMLTGGPPFGFGDPLRLTHDHLARTPVPPAEVNPLVPPLLSDIVGRLLEKEPDRRYQSADGLAHDLSRLLDGLRGAGSTVFPLGERDFPVRLVPPSRLVGRDTEITRLRAAFDEMMAGRGRGVLVSGGPGVGKSSLIDELRPYVTGRGGWLVSGKCDQYRRNPDSDAVRQAMRALCRLLLAEPEEAVAALVRRLHATLDTNVGLAAAAVPELAPLMDVAPDQTAPDPRTVERRLVRVGLDVLRVVASPERPVVLVLDDLQWAGAAQVGFIDAVLTDPEIRGLLLVGAYRDAEIDNSHPLAAASSQWAGREPAPERIRLANLPPTDLGVLLAQMLRLGPDDAAGLAEALVARTGGNPYDSVEVVNALRREGVLVPGPDGWRWDADAVRRHVGRGDVLELVMARIDRLPPATRDLLTMTALLGGEVTLDLLAAAAGLGIHVVEESLRPALEDGLLLMEREATSAVRFRHDRVQEAAFALLAPVARQELSLKLARRLAPIPQFAAAAAEQYLPGAAELVDRGERLSVAGLFQTHAAALRVVDPVTAERLLAAALALADGEPLLVVLEIDRHAALFALGRTAEADEVYRSIERRDPGPEALAAAANAQIPSLVNRGRVREAMVLGLDLLGRLGVVVPAAEAAGAGFEDRMAAVDSWVAAGGPAADLDRPEVTDPSALAVAGLLTRLMPIAHVGDPAVYGRLVFEGWRLWVEHGPCAELIVPLSCVAFVEQTVRQELRSGYTVARHAVAVAQARGYGTAPTALLVFNTGAAHWFERLEGTVAALRRAHDGLLRAGDPYTAAYCRVALGIALVDSAPTLTDLVTEVEASIARTPATCDPNVVDSLTPIRQLARALRGETAAPASFDDDSFDESAFVARLAANPIVALTFHTMHGIAEVLCGSMSGLAAYTAVMTTLLPDNTGEYCTAIARLLCGIALAERVRTSAADERVTADLAACGRWFAARAADAPDNFAHLADLIEAEQAWALGDAPAAASAFDAAIRAAAATERPWHRALILERAARFHTAQGLEHTGRTLLAEARAGYEAWGATAKVRQIDGAHPEPAGSPATGRGNSDLSTDAIDLLAVLNASQALSSETNLDRIRARVSGVLSAMTGATAVQVLLRDDQDGGWRLPGPPGEPGATVAVEEGAARGLVPMSVVRYAERTREPLLVDDAVHDDRFARDPYLTGLTCCSLLVLPIFAQGVPRAILLLENRLARGAFTTDRLDAVRLIAGQLAVSIDNALLYASLEAKVAERTATSAALVAELQWRNRELEAFSGSVSHDLRGPLQVIGSYTEQVLEDEEGRIGPESLRRLGRVQTAAGRMTDLVESLLVLARASRGQLRRAPFDLTVTARQVIDDVESRHPASKVDFTVHEAMTADADEGLIRVVLENLINNAVKFTRDAERPAVEIGRTDRGFFVRDNGVGFPAGKAAELFQPFARLHSADEFPGTGIGLTTVHRVVERHGGQTWAEGAAGRGATFWFTLPPGLRRS; this is translated from the coding sequence ATGGCAGCGGGTGGGACCTCGGCCGTCGAAGCCGACGTCGAGGTGCTGTACGAGAGCGACCGGACGCGGGTCGCTCGGGTGCGCTCGGCGGACGGCACCGAGGTGGTGATCCGTAAGGACGTCTTCGGTGCCGACGCCGCCGGCCGGCGCCGTCACGAGCGGGCGATCCTGGAACGTCTGGCCGGCGTCGTGGGCGTACCCGACCTGGTGTGCCGCGACGGTGACGAGGCGATCGTGTGCGCCGACGTGGCAGGTGCCGGCCTCGACACGGCTCTCGCCGCCGGGCCACTCGATCCGGTGGACGCCGTGGAGGTCGCGGTGGTCCTGGCCGGCATCCTCGCCGAGGTGCACCGCCGTGGTGTCGTGCACCGGGACATCAGTCCGTCGAACGTGCTGCTCTGCGGAGCGCGACGGCGTCCCGCGCTGATCGACTTCGACCTGGCGACCACGTTCGCCGAGGAACGGCCGGCCTTCACCCACGAGAACCGGATCGTGGGCACACTGGCCTACCTGGCGCCGGAGCAGACCGGGCGCACCGCCCGCCCGGTGGACCGACGCGCCGACCTGTACGGATTCGGCGCGACGTTGTACGAGATGCTGACCGGCGGTCCACCCTTCGGGTTCGGCGACCCGTTGCGGCTCACGCACGATCATCTGGCCCGTACCCCGGTCCCGCCGGCCGAGGTGAATCCGCTGGTACCACCTCTGCTGTCGGACATCGTCGGGCGGCTGCTGGAGAAGGAACCGGACCGGCGCTATCAGAGCGCCGACGGTCTGGCCCACGACCTGTCGCGGTTGCTCGACGGCCTGCGCGGTGCCGGGTCGACGGTGTTCCCGCTCGGGGAGCGGGACTTCCCGGTACGGCTGGTGCCGCCGTCGCGGCTGGTCGGCCGGGACACCGAGATCACCCGGTTGCGGGCCGCCTTCGACGAGATGATGGCCGGCCGGGGGCGTGGCGTGCTGGTCAGCGGCGGTCCCGGCGTCGGAAAGTCCAGCCTGATCGACGAGTTACGGCCGTACGTGACCGGACGTGGCGGCTGGCTGGTGTCGGGCAAATGCGACCAGTACCGCCGGAATCCGGACTCCGACGCGGTACGGCAGGCCATGCGCGCGCTGTGCCGCCTGCTGCTGGCGGAACCGGAGGAGGCCGTGGCGGCGCTGGTCCGGCGGCTGCATGCCACGCTGGACACCAACGTCGGCCTGGCCGCGGCGGCGGTGCCCGAACTCGCGCCGCTGATGGACGTGGCCCCGGACCAGACGGCCCCCGACCCGAGGACCGTCGAACGGCGGCTGGTGCGGGTCGGCCTCGACGTGCTGCGCGTCGTCGCCTCACCGGAACGGCCGGTGGTGCTGGTCCTCGACGATCTGCAGTGGGCCGGGGCCGCACAGGTCGGTTTCATCGACGCGGTGCTCACCGATCCCGAGATTCGAGGGCTCCTGCTGGTCGGCGCCTACCGGGATGCCGAGATCGACAATTCCCACCCGCTGGCGGCGGCGTCGTCGCAGTGGGCGGGCCGCGAGCCGGCACCGGAGCGGATCCGGCTGGCGAACCTGCCGCCGACCGACCTGGGCGTGCTGCTCGCTCAGATGCTGCGCCTGGGTCCGGACGATGCGGCAGGTCTGGCCGAGGCGCTCGTCGCTCGTACCGGTGGCAATCCCTACGACAGCGTCGAAGTGGTCAACGCGCTGCGTCGGGAGGGGGTGCTCGTACCCGGCCCGGACGGATGGCGGTGGGACGCGGACGCGGTGCGCCGCCATGTCGGCCGGGGCGACGTGCTGGAACTCGTGATGGCCCGCATCGACCGGTTGCCGCCGGCCACCCGGGATCTGCTGACGATGACGGCTCTGCTGGGCGGCGAGGTCACCCTCGACCTGCTGGCGGCCGCGGCCGGTCTCGGCATCCACGTCGTCGAGGAGAGCCTACGGCCGGCACTCGAGGACGGCCTGCTGCTGATGGAGCGCGAGGCCACCTCTGCGGTGCGGTTCCGGCACGACCGGGTTCAGGAGGCCGCGTTCGCCCTCCTCGCACCGGTGGCCCGGCAGGAGCTGAGTCTGAAGCTGGCCCGGCGGCTGGCGCCGATCCCGCAGTTCGCGGCAGCCGCGGCGGAACAGTATCTGCCGGGGGCCGCCGAGCTGGTCGACCGAGGTGAACGACTGTCGGTGGCCGGGCTGTTCCAGACCCACGCGGCGGCGCTGCGGGTGGTCGACCCGGTGACCGCGGAACGCCTGCTGGCCGCGGCGCTGGCCCTGGCCGACGGCGAGCCGCTGCTGGTAGTGCTGGAGATCGACCGGCACGCCGCACTGTTCGCCCTGGGCCGGACGGCGGAGGCGGACGAGGTCTACCGGTCGATCGAGCGCCGCGATCCCGGCCCGGAAGCGCTCGCCGCCGCCGCGAACGCCCAGATCCCCAGTCTGGTCAACCGAGGCCGGGTACGCGAGGCGATGGTGCTGGGCCTGGACCTGCTCGGCCGGCTCGGGGTGGTGGTGCCCGCGGCCGAGGCGGCGGGTGCCGGGTTCGAGGACCGGATGGCCGCCGTCGACAGCTGGGTGGCGGCCGGCGGCCCGGCCGCCGACCTGGACCGGCCCGAGGTGACCGATCCGTCGGCGCTGGCCGTCGCCGGGCTGTTGACGCGGTTGATGCCCATCGCTCATGTCGGCGATCCGGCCGTCTACGGACGGCTGGTCTTCGAGGGCTGGCGTCTTTGGGTCGAGCACGGCCCCTGCGCCGAACTGATCGTGCCGTTGAGCTGTGTGGCCTTCGTCGAGCAGACGGTGCGGCAGGAACTCCGGTCCGGCTACACGGTGGCGCGGCACGCGGTCGCGGTCGCCCAGGCGCGTGGGTACGGCACCGCCCCGACCGCACTGCTGGTGTTCAACACCGGAGCGGCGCACTGGTTCGAGCGGCTCGAGGGCACCGTCGCCGCCCTGCGGCGGGCACACGACGGCCTGCTGCGGGCCGGAGATCCGTATACGGCGGCCTACTGCCGGGTCGCGCTCGGTATCGCCCTGGTCGACAGCGCGCCGACGCTCACCGACCTGGTCACCGAGGTGGAGGCGTCGATCGCCCGCACCCCCGCGACCTGCGACCCGAACGTCGTCGACTCGCTGACGCCGATCCGCCAGCTGGCCCGCGCGCTGCGCGGCGAGACCGCGGCGCCCGCCTCCTTCGACGACGATTCGTTCGACGAGTCGGCGTTCGTGGCCCGGCTGGCCGCGAATCCCATCGTGGCGTTGACGTTCCACACCATGCACGGGATCGCCGAAGTGCTCTGCGGCAGCATGTCCGGCCTTGCCGCCTACACGGCGGTGATGACCACCCTACTGCCGGACAATACGGGCGAATACTGTACGGCGATCGCCCGGCTGTTGTGCGGGATCGCCCTCGCCGAGCGGGTCCGGACCTCGGCGGCCGACGAGCGGGTCACCGCCGACCTGGCCGCCTGCGGCCGCTGGTTCGCCGCCCGGGCCGCGGACGCGCCCGACAACTTCGCCCACCTCGCCGATCTGATCGAGGCCGAGCAGGCCTGGGCGCTCGGCGACGCCCCGGCTGCGGCATCCGCGTTCGACGCGGCGATCCGCGCGGCCGCGGCGACCGAACGGCCCTGGCATCGTGCACTGATCCTCGAACGTGCCGCTCGGTTCCATACCGCGCAGGGACTCGAACACACCGGCCGGACCCTGCTGGCCGAGGCCCGTGCCGGGTACGAGGCATGGGGTGCCACCGCGAAGGTCCGCCAGATCGACGGCGCCCATCCGGAGCCGGCCGGCTCGCCCGCCACCGGCCGCGGCAACAGCGACCTCTCCACCGATGCCATCGACCTGCTCGCCGTGCTCAACGCCTCCCAGGCGCTCAGCTCGGAGACCAACCTGGACCGGATCCGAGCCCGGGTCAGCGGGGTGTTGAGTGCCATGACCGGAGCCACCGCCGTCCAGGTCCTGCTGCGCGACGATCAGGACGGCGGCTGGCGTCTACCCGGCCCGCCCGGCGAACCCGGCGCGACGGTCGCGGTCGAGGAGGGCGCCGCGCGAGGGCTGGTACCGATGTCGGTGGTCCGCTACGCCGAACGCACCCGCGAGCCGCTGCTGGTCGACGACGCGGTACACGACGACCGGTTCGCCCGAGATCCCTATCTGACCGGTCTGACCTGCTGCTCCCTGCTGGTGCTGCCGATCTTCGCGCAGGGCGTGCCGCGGGCCATCCTGCTGCTGGAGAACCGGCTCGCCCGCGGTGCGTTCACCACCGACCGCCTCGACGCCGTCCGCCTCATCGCCGGGCAGTTGGCCGTGTCCATCGACAACGCGCTGCTCTACGCCTCCCTGGAAGCCAAAGTCGCCGAGCGTACCGCGACCAGTGCGGCCCTGGTCGCCGAGCTGCAATGGCGCAACCGCGAGCTGGAGGCGTTCTCCGGTTCGGTCTCGCACGACCTGCGCGGCCCGCTCCAGGTGATCGGCAGCTACACCGAGCAGGTACTCGAGGACGAGGAGGGCCGGATCGGCCCGGAGAGCCTCCGCCGGCTGGGCCGCGTCCAGACCGCCGCCGGCCGGATGACCGATCTGGTCGAGTCGCTGCTGGTCCTGGCCCGGGCCAGCCGCGGCCAGTTGCGTCGGGCGCCGTTCGACCTCACCGTGACGGCCCGGCAGGTGATCGACGACGTCGAGTCCCGTCACCCGGCGTCGAAGGTCGACTTCACCGTGCACGAAGCCATGACCGCCGACGCCGACGAGGGCCTGATCCGGGTGGTGCTGGAGAACCTGATCAACAACGCGGTGAAGTTCACCCGTGACGCCGAACGGCCGGCCGTCGAGATCGGCCGCACCGACCGGGGGTTCTTCGTCCGCGACAACGGCGTCGGCTTCCCCGCCGGGAAGGCCGCGGAGCTGTTCCAGCCGTTCGCCCGACTGCACAGCGCCGACGAGTTCCCCGGCACCGGAATCGGGCTGACCACCGTGCACCGGGTGGTGGAACGGCACGGCGGGCAGACCTGGGCCGAGGGAGCGGCCGGCCGCGGGGCGACCTTCTGGTTCACGCTTCCACCCGGGCTCCGACGGTCGTGA
- a CDS encoding CHAT domain-containing protein yields MIFVPHKALHALPLHALVLDAETDLYLHDVVNSVRFCSSLFDASTSGTWVPPPGYRQPTPRLVSVMERDSPLPGVGLYRRMLDVLRLQLGEQMRIDDLYGLGDLPGGFELGDIRVNWHGHGRSSSNAWGASYLTLGDGVVFGRTIATTWRLPGRPHVVLASCQSAVDAALTSVVDEYCGLDVAFRIAGARSVAASMWDLGDPVAAFTAVRLTSSFLQTGKPPAHALTALQRAFRNGTWKAALLRPEQAAALPTEQAELLREFQAPLRTAARRRLRRPPPLGHHAGTRMTLRQEQVMEPDADDWFEIDRRPPWPDYLPPAVEIGKWTSGVLASGVLGNASYDGLKALTRWLRRRNEPGPIDCSEVDMQAALEALAKVSARQRAVQLGFAAPLTALRVTSIAGGPGATTATVTGPAFRAEVRLPHDDLTAESIEVTVRGIAPPTPERDSRSNGA; encoded by the coding sequence GTGATCTTCGTACCGCACAAGGCCCTGCACGCGTTGCCGCTGCACGCCCTGGTCCTCGATGCGGAGACCGATCTGTACCTGCACGACGTCGTCAACTCCGTCCGGTTCTGCTCGTCGCTGTTCGACGCGTCGACCTCCGGCACCTGGGTGCCACCGCCCGGATACCGGCAGCCCACGCCGCGGCTGGTGTCGGTGATGGAGCGAGACTCGCCACTGCCGGGAGTGGGCCTCTACCGCAGGATGCTCGACGTTCTCCGCCTCCAACTCGGCGAGCAGATGCGGATCGACGATCTGTACGGCCTCGGCGACCTGCCCGGCGGCTTCGAACTCGGCGACATCCGGGTCAACTGGCACGGGCATGGGCGTTCCAGCTCGAACGCGTGGGGGGCCAGCTACCTGACGCTCGGCGACGGCGTCGTGTTCGGACGGACGATCGCCACCACCTGGCGTCTCCCGGGCCGGCCGCACGTCGTGCTCGCTTCCTGCCAGAGCGCGGTGGACGCGGCATTGACGTCGGTCGTCGACGAGTACTGCGGGCTCGACGTCGCGTTCCGGATCGCCGGGGCGCGGTCGGTGGCCGCGTCGATGTGGGATCTGGGCGATCCGGTGGCGGCCTTCACCGCCGTACGCCTGACCTCGTCCTTTCTTCAGACCGGCAAGCCGCCGGCGCATGCGTTGACCGCGTTGCAGCGGGCGTTCCGCAACGGTACGTGGAAGGCCGCGCTGCTCCGCCCGGAGCAGGCGGCGGCGCTTCCCACCGAGCAGGCCGAGCTGCTGCGCGAGTTCCAGGCGCCCCTTCGAACGGCTGCCCGACGACGCCTTCGCCGACCCCCGCCGCTGGGCCACCATGCGGGTACACGGATGACCCTCAGGCAGGAGCAGGTGATGGAGCCGGACGCCGACGACTGGTTCGAGATCGACCGGAGACCACCGTGGCCCGACTACCTTCCGCCCGCCGTCGAGATCGGGAAGTGGACCTCGGGAGTCCTCGCCTCGGGCGTGCTGGGTAACGCGTCGTACGACGGCCTGAAAGCCCTGACACGCTGGCTGCGTCGCCGCAACGAGCCCGGGCCGATCGACTGTTCGGAGGTCGACATGCAGGCGGCCCTGGAGGCGCTGGCGAAGGTGAGCGCCCGTCAGCGGGCCGTGCAACTCGGCTTCGCCGCTCCGCTCACGGCTCTGCGGGTGACGTCCATCGCCGGTGGTCCCGGGGCGACCACGGCGACCGTCACCGGGCCGGCCTTCCGGGCGGAGGTGCGGCTGCCCCACGACGACCTCACCGCGGAGTCGATCGAGGTCACCGTCCGCGGGATCGCCCCACCCACGCCGGAACGGGACAGCCGCAGCAACGGCGCGTGA